DNA from Ignisphaera sp.:
TAGATCTTCACAGCCTTCCTTCTCTTAAATATTATGTGTAGAACCCAGGCGAAGACAAAGATTGCTAAGGCTATGTAATAGGCTAGTGCAAGTATAAACCTTCCACCATGATAGGATGGCATTAGATACATTGCAATAAATGGTATTGTCGACTCCACAGCAAAACCTATTGCATATTGCTTGAATGTGATCTTTGAGGAGAGGTCTTTGACAAATGGTAATAGAATCATTGAAGCATATACAGGGATTGCTGTAAGACCTACTCCAGTCCACACACTTGCTGCATATGCTAGTGCCACACCAGCAAGGGCAAAATCCAATAGTTTCGATGTCTTCAAAGCCCTCAAATGCAACCATATTGCCAGGGGAGCTGTGAATAAACCAAACGAATATTTAACCGTGAAACCCGCCACCTCCCTACTCACAAAGAACATTGCATAGATCAGTGCAGCTACGATAGAGCCAATCTTACTACCTGTTGCTTCATTAACAGATAATGCAATAAAAATGGATGCGAGAGCCCCCATAATTGGCGTTAGAACAGCCATTAAGTCATACAATGAAATACCAAAAGATTTGAAAGTCTCGTAAAGCACGTAAATAGTTATTATATGGCCCTGCAAATCAGATGCAAATAGGTTTCTGCAAGATGGGTACCAAAATATGCATGTAACTGGATTGCTGTTTGTAAGGCTTGGCCATGATAATAGCCCATGTTTATCAAGATAAGACACCACCCAGTAATTAAAGAACGTGTCTAGTTCATCCAGTTTGGCCTCTGGATAAACAGAGGCTATACCAGAACCTATGACATTGAAATATTGTTGCATTCGGAGCCAAAATGCAAAAAAGGCTATGATTACTATGGCAATGGCGGTAACAATTTTTGAATAGCGGTTCCAAAATTTATAGAGTACAACCATTATATTTACTCTCATAAGGCAACAACCATCAAACCAAGCATCAAAACTCTAAGGCTACTAGAAGCCTATAAAAATTTAACTAAAATTGCCAATAATTCAAATCACTGTTGAAGCATTCAACCATTGTGAACCCATATAATGCTTAAAATAACTTCGATCTCTCCATACCATTATGGCGAGCTCTGAAGAAATTATGAAAAATCTGAGAAAGAGTGTGCTGCAAAAATAATGAACAAATACAAGATGGGTGCCAATGATATTTTTAATCATAGTTTCACAGATACTTTTACTTTCCCATTATATGACCACAATTTAAAACCAGCTGAAGCCCTTATATGGAATACGGGCTGAAATTTTCATGGCTTCGGAAAACAATACCAGTACAATTAAATCTTTTTTGCTAGGCTCTGAGAAGTGTCCTGTATGCAACTCTACAGCAGTGATCTATTTACATTTGTATAATGCTCCTTACAATGAAACGCTTGCTATTGTGACAATGAAATGTGACAAATGTGGATTTAGATATTCAACCGTATTACCTATAACAATGTCTTTTTCTGATAAATGTATTGCAATTGAAATATCAGATCCACAGGATCTAAGAACAACTGTATATATATCTGATAACATTATGATAGAAATTCCTGATGTTAATGTAAAAGTTGATTTGTCTCAATTGCGTTTGGGAAGCATAGTAACCGTGGATGCGATAATATCGTATATTGTGGAGTGGATGGAAAGTATACAAAACATTGAAGGTAATAGTAAACTCGTTGAGACATTATCATCACTAAAATCCTTGCTTAACGGAAACATTGATAAGAATATAAAGATCATTATAAAAAGTGACTATAGTGTTGGTATAGTAAGTAGTTATAGAAAAAACTATAGTAAATGCTAAATCTCTTTACTCTTTTACAACCTTGATAAGCTTACCTTTCTTACTCTCTTTCTTCTTCTTCAATCGTATTTCTAGAACACCATTCTTGTAGACAGCCTCTGCGGAATCAACATCCACCTCTACTGGCAGCTCTATTTCCTTCTTATACCTTCTTTCATGGTTAGAGCCTTCAACAACTATATGGCGCTCGTCCAACGCTTCAACCTTAATCTTGTTCTCATCAACACCAGGCATCTCTAGAACTATTCTGATCTTGTCATCCTCCTCATATATGTCAACTAGTGGCTCTAGCTCTTCACTGACAATAACCCTTGGCCTACCTCTTCCACTTCTTTTAACATTGCCAAACTCATAGATCTTAGGAATGCCATCAGGTCCGACCTCAATTCTGAAACCATATATTATTGGCTTACCAAACTCCTCTCTCTCTAGAGGTGTGAAGCCTATTCTAAATGCTCTTTCCAATTCCTCTAATTCCTCTTCTAGCTCGCTAAAAAGCTCGTCAAATAAATCAAAGATCCCCCTTCTTCTCCTTCTAGGCTCATCAGATCCGGGCACAACAAACACCTCATAAATGACTATGTCTAACAAGACTTATAAACGCATCTCCTAAAACTCTCTACTCGGTGGACCATGTTCCTATCAAGATGTAACACTCTCTTTCCAAGCATTTTTGTTGCTTAATCACATCCACCATATCTGGATCCAATGACGCAAGTCTGTTAATATTCTCCATTTTCAGCTCAACAATACTTAGATTTGGTTGCAAAAAATTGCCCAGACTATCTGCAACTTCTCTAGCCTTGTCTATGCTAGAGTAAACCCCTAGAATAACCTTCATGCTCTCCTTGGCTACAATACCTAATGGACTTTTCCTATATATGAACCACATAGCTCCACAACCAGATGATTAAAGTTTTAGACATTTTCCATATATCATCGTTAGGTATTAAATAACTATAATAAATATTAAATATATTAATGTTTACCGGACTGATTGAAGTTCAGCTCTTTGCAAGTTAAGTATTTTAGGGGTGTATGTGTATTCCTTTGTTTTATTTGTATCACAGCTTTTCTGTAGCTCTCGTAGCTCAATGATTAGAGTGAGAAAAATGCGATAGTGTAATAGCTATGAATAACATGGTTTTAGAGGCTACAATATTAATGGGTCTTGACGATACTAGCAATCAAGCATTGGATAATCTTAAAAAGGCTAGTAAAATCCTGTACCATAGATACAAAATAAGGTTGGTTCTGAATCCTATTAATCTATGGTTGGATCCACTAAAGGCTTCTATAAACTCCCTCCCTATAATCTTCATCGGAAATAAAAAGGTATTCTCTGGTTATCTTCCATCCATC
Protein-coding regions in this window:
- the hsp20 gene encoding archaeal heat shock protein Hsp20, which translates into the protein MPGSDEPRRRRRGIFDLFDELFSELEEELEELERAFRIGFTPLEREEFGKPIIYGFRIEVGPDGIPKIYEFGNVKRSGRGRPRVIVSEELEPLVDIYEEDDKIRIVLEMPGVDENKIKVEALDERHIVVEGSNHERRYKKEIELPVEVDVDSAEAVYKNGVLEIRLKKKKESKKGKLIKVVKE